One stretch of Elstera cyanobacteriorum DNA includes these proteins:
- a CDS encoding histidine phosphatase family protein: MLMVRHGQSEFNAHFNRTRRDPGIRDPDLTDEGRAQARTAADVIRAQDRVREIWCSPYRRAIQTAEIIAGHLGATIHTVTPLVGERAAYFCDYGSHPDVLSESFPHLDFGHLAPQWWPDHEEPIAALQRRAARFVTETATHANRDGLLIVSHWGFIQAVTGLPVGNCSVVHVPPKVTAATVVHAT, from the coding sequence TGGGCAGTCGGAATTTAACGCGCATTTCAACCGGACGCGCCGCGACCCCGGTATCCGCGACCCCGACCTGACCGACGAAGGCCGCGCCCAGGCCCGGACCGCCGCCGACGTTATCCGCGCCCAAGACCGCGTTCGGGAAATCTGGTGCAGCCCCTACCGGCGGGCTATTCAAACGGCAGAGATTATCGCCGGGCATCTTGGCGCCACGATCCATACGGTGACGCCGCTGGTGGGCGAACGCGCCGCCTATTTTTGCGATTACGGCAGCCACCCCGATGTTCTGTCGGAAAGTTTCCCGCATCTCGATTTCGGCCATCTCGCCCCGCAATGGTGGCCGGATCACGAGGAGCCGATTGCCGCGCTACAGCGCCGGGCCGCGCGGTTTGTGACCGAAACCGCAACCCACGCCAATCGCGATGGCTTGTTGATCGTCAGCCATTGGGGCTTTATCCAAGCGGTGACGGGGCTTCCCGTCGGCAATTGTTCGGTCGTGCATGTTCCGCCCAAGGTGACCGCCGCCACGGTTGTACACGCAACCTGA